A DNA window from Micromonospora sp. NBC_01739 contains the following coding sequences:
- a CDS encoding DNA polymerase III subunit beta family protein, whose translation MDSDLRSIGELARASGLTVSALRFYDAAGVLVPARVDPVTGYRRYTHDQVAPARLVAGLRRAGMPVAEIAEAVRAEPAVVHRLLDTHLRRLEQGLADARREVSRIRSLLPAERPATLTRLTLTGAALVAAMDAVRFAVGTDPAVPGLTGVLFEVTGTGLELVATDRHRLAVATAEAVVQGPPVRTLLPLAAVEALRRLLDTPSPNGPEQGEVELVLSASSLVAQVAEQELRATALPEEFPDYHVLLPRSDAARRVPVDADWLVAALRAGGPTLLREYAGRSWPVTVLGLGTPDRLRLLGPEDLTDGGDLTDGGDRVGADGTELRVGVNGDYLLDALDAAGGRHLTLELDSPLTPLTIRRPDDQGAFSILMPIRL comes from the coding sequence GTGGACAGTGACCTGCGCAGCATCGGCGAGTTGGCTCGGGCCAGCGGACTGACGGTGAGCGCCCTGCGGTTCTACGACGCCGCCGGGGTGCTGGTGCCCGCCCGGGTCGACCCGGTGACCGGCTACCGCCGCTACACCCACGACCAGGTGGCGCCCGCCCGGCTGGTGGCCGGGCTACGCCGGGCCGGCATGCCGGTGGCCGAGATCGCCGAGGCGGTACGCGCCGAACCGGCCGTGGTGCACCGGCTCCTGGACACCCACCTGCGGCGGCTGGAGCAGGGGTTGGCCGACGCTCGTCGGGAGGTGTCCCGGATCCGGTCCCTGCTGCCGGCCGAGCGGCCCGCCACCCTGACCCGGCTGACCCTGACCGGTGCCGCGCTGGTCGCCGCCATGGACGCCGTGCGGTTCGCGGTCGGCACCGACCCGGCGGTGCCGGGGTTGACCGGGGTGCTGTTCGAGGTGACCGGCACCGGCCTGGAACTGGTGGCCACCGACCGGCACCGGTTGGCGGTGGCGACGGCCGAGGCGGTGGTGCAGGGCCCGCCGGTGCGGACCCTGCTGCCCCTGGCGGCGGTGGAGGCCCTGCGCCGCCTGCTGGACACCCCCTCTCCAAATGGCCCGGAGCAGGGTGAGGTCGAGTTGGTCCTGTCCGCCTCGTCGCTGGTAGCCCAGGTGGCCGAGCAGGAACTGCGCGCCACCGCCCTGCCGGAGGAGTTTCCGGACTACCACGTGCTGCTGCCGCGCTCCGATGCCGCCCGGCGGGTTCCGGTCGACGCGGATTGGCTGGTCGCCGCGTTGCGGGCGGGCGGACCGACCCTCCTGCGGGAGTACGCCGGCCGGTCCTGGCCGGTGACCGTGCTCGGCCTGGGTACCCCGGACCGCCTCCGTCTGCTCGGCCCGGAGGACCTGACCGACGGCGGCGACCTGACCGACGGCGGCGACCGGGTCGGCGCGGACGGCACCGAACTGCGGGTCGGCGTCAACGGCGACTACCTGCTCGATGCGCTGGACGCGGCGGGCGGCCGGCACCTGACCCTGGAGCTCGACAGCCCGCTCACCCCGCTGACCATCCGCCGCCCGGACGACCAGGGCGCCTTCTCCATCCTGATGCCGATCCGCCTGTGA